Proteins encoded by one window of Culicoides brevitarsis isolate CSIRO-B50_1 chromosome 2, AGI_CSIRO_Cbre_v1, whole genome shotgun sequence:
- the LOC134829364 gene encoding G1/S-specific cyclin-E-like isoform X2 — translation MDKQRKPLEKLCVGQLAKSQSRKRKHDRITDSDDTDYERPLKKSSKLSSPSPERCVKEAAAPLSGSRLAATEHNLTSPIEYHSQSSSVISLSDTSPPTSSVFNYSPSTDDASKDSWHAVKGNETPQSVASSCSNDSTSLSSANVTLIEAKICKYNMPCSVTPNAEQRLCTLPRLNFAEADEVWKLMCRQDDKGSLDRDASMLQRHKGIQPRMRAILLDWLIEVCEVYKLRRETYYLAVDYLDRYLTNVSQAVLKNHLQLIGISCLFIAAKVEEIYPPKLNEFAYVTDGACAEDDILRQELLILSTLQWKICPVTVVGWLSLYMQINVTTNLQNPDAPNADQVLHENRQAEAFVFPQFSGMEYTQVMQLVDLCSLDVEMAVFPYSVVAAAAISHIFDRTTATRLSGLNWDQIHECARWMKPFYDVINEESGPIFLLEQNEQISSPSGLKHICPNIVTDESHTIQTHRTSLKMFDTAMEYRLKQESERIASQPEESPATALAKSVGLLTPPASNRKSLGACASSTSKTTKV, via the exons gattaCGAACGTCCATTgaagaaaagttcaaaattgtcATCGCCCTCGCCAGAAAGATGCGTGAAAGAAGCTGCTGCTCCGTTATCTGGCTCCCGTCTCGCTGCCACGGAGCACAATTTGACGTCACCCATTGAATATCACTCGCAATCGAGCTCCGTAATTTCGCTTTCCGATACTAGTCCTCCCACGTCGTCCGTGTTCAACTACAGCCCGAGCACGGATGACGCCTCAAAAGACAGCTGGCACGCCGTCAAGGGCAACGAAACGCCCCAAAGTGTCGCCAGCAGTTGTTCCAACGACAGCACCAGTCTCAGCAGCGCCAACGTTACACTAATCGAAGCCAAAATCTGTAAATATAATATGCCGTGTTCCGTGACGCCGAATGCGGAACAGCGTCTTTGCACCTTGCCACGTCTCAATTTCGCCGAAGCCGACGAAGTGTGGAAACTGATGTGTCGACAGGACGACAAAGGGTCCTTGGATCGCGATGCGAGCATGTTGCAACGACACAAAGGCATCCAGCCACGAATGCGCGCCATTTTACTCGATTGGCTGATCGAAGTTTGCGAAGTTTACAAGTTGCGACGCGAAACGTATTACCTCGCTGTCGACTATCTCGATCGGTACTTAACGAATGTGTCACAAGCCGTTCTGAAAAATCACCTGCAACTCATCGGCATCTCGTGTCTCTTCATTGCCGCGAAAGTCGAGGAAATTTATCCGCCCAAGCTGAACGAATTCGCGTACGTGACAGATGGCGCGTGTGCCGAAGACGACATTTTGCGACAAGAGCTGCTCATTTTGAGCACGCTACAGTGGAAAATTTGTCCCGTTACGGTTGTCGGTTGGCTAAGTTTGTACATGCAAATTAATGTGACGACAAATTTGCAAAATCCCGACGCACCGAACGCAG ACCAAGTACTCCACGAAAATCGACAGGCAGAAGCATTCGTTTTTCCGCAATTCAGTGGCATGGAATATACGCAAGTGATGCAACTCGTCGATTTGTGCAGCTTAGACGTGGAAATGGCCGTTTTTCCGTATTCCGTGGTAGCTGCTGCTGCAATTAGTCACATTTTTGATCG aaCTACCGCAACTCGTCTCTCGGGCCTAAACTGGGACCAAATTCACGAATGTGCGCGATGGATGAAGCCCTTTTACGATGTGATCAACGAAGAATCCGGTCCAATTTTCCTGTTGGAACAAAACGAACAAATTAGTTCGCCCTCCGGACTGAAACACATTTGCCCAAATATCGTAACTGACGAGTCGCATACCATTCAGACACACCGAACTTCGCTCAAGATGttt GACACTGCCATGGAATACCGCTTAAAACAAGAATCTGAACGGATTGCCAGTCAACCAGAGGAGTCGCCAGCTACGGCATTGGCGAAATCCGTCGGTCTCCTAACACCTCCTGCCTCAAATCGGAAGTCGCTCGGTGCGTGCGCATCATCGACATCGAAGACGACaaaagtttaa
- the LOC134829364 gene encoding G1/S-specific cyclin-E-like isoform X1, which yields MDKQRKPLEKLCVGQLAKSQSRKRKHDRITDSDDTDYERPLKKSSKLSSPSPERCVKEAAAPLSGSRLAATEHNLTSPIEYHSQSSSVISLSDTSPPTSSVFNYSPSTDDASKDSWHAVKGNETPQSVASSCSNDSTSLSSANVTLIEAKICKYNMPCSVTPNAEQRLCTLPRLNFAEADEVWKLMCRQDDKGSLDRDASMLQRHKGIQPRMRAILLDWLIEVCEVYKLRRETYYLAVDYLDRYLTNVSQAVLKNHLQLIGISCLFIAAKVEEIYPPKLNEFAYVTDGACAEDDILRQELLILSTLQWKICPVTVVGWLSLYMQINVTTNLQNPDAPNAGLSTSCKKSAQKQTKLRRKSIADQVLHENRQAEAFVFPQFSGMEYTQVMQLVDLCSLDVEMAVFPYSVVAAAAISHIFDRTTATRLSGLNWDQIHECARWMKPFYDVINEESGPIFLLEQNEQISSPSGLKHICPNIVTDESHTIQTHRTSLKMFDTAMEYRLKQESERIASQPEESPATALAKSVGLLTPPASNRKSLGACASSTSKTTKV from the exons gattaCGAACGTCCATTgaagaaaagttcaaaattgtcATCGCCCTCGCCAGAAAGATGCGTGAAAGAAGCTGCTGCTCCGTTATCTGGCTCCCGTCTCGCTGCCACGGAGCACAATTTGACGTCACCCATTGAATATCACTCGCAATCGAGCTCCGTAATTTCGCTTTCCGATACTAGTCCTCCCACGTCGTCCGTGTTCAACTACAGCCCGAGCACGGATGACGCCTCAAAAGACAGCTGGCACGCCGTCAAGGGCAACGAAACGCCCCAAAGTGTCGCCAGCAGTTGTTCCAACGACAGCACCAGTCTCAGCAGCGCCAACGTTACACTAATCGAAGCCAAAATCTGTAAATATAATATGCCGTGTTCCGTGACGCCGAATGCGGAACAGCGTCTTTGCACCTTGCCACGTCTCAATTTCGCCGAAGCCGACGAAGTGTGGAAACTGATGTGTCGACAGGACGACAAAGGGTCCTTGGATCGCGATGCGAGCATGTTGCAACGACACAAAGGCATCCAGCCACGAATGCGCGCCATTTTACTCGATTGGCTGATCGAAGTTTGCGAAGTTTACAAGTTGCGACGCGAAACGTATTACCTCGCTGTCGACTATCTCGATCGGTACTTAACGAATGTGTCACAAGCCGTTCTGAAAAATCACCTGCAACTCATCGGCATCTCGTGTCTCTTCATTGCCGCGAAAGTCGAGGAAATTTATCCGCCCAAGCTGAACGAATTCGCGTACGTGACAGATGGCGCGTGTGCCGAAGACGACATTTTGCGACAAGAGCTGCTCATTTTGAGCACGCTACAGTGGAAAATTTGTCCCGTTACGGTTGTCGGTTGGCTAAGTTTGTACATGCAAATTAATGTGACGACAAATTTGCAAAATCCCGACGCACCGAACGCAGGTTTGTCCACTTCTTGCAAGAAAAGTGCCCAAAAGCAAACTAAATTGCGTCGCAAATCAATTGCAGACCAAGTACTCCACGAAAATCGACAGGCAGAAGCATTCGTTTTTCCGCAATTCAGTGGCATGGAATATACGCAAGTGATGCAACTCGTCGATTTGTGCAGCTTAGACGTGGAAATGGCCGTTTTTCCGTATTCCGTGGTAGCTGCTGCTGCAATTAGTCACATTTTTGATCG aaCTACCGCAACTCGTCTCTCGGGCCTAAACTGGGACCAAATTCACGAATGTGCGCGATGGATGAAGCCCTTTTACGATGTGATCAACGAAGAATCCGGTCCAATTTTCCTGTTGGAACAAAACGAACAAATTAGTTCGCCCTCCGGACTGAAACACATTTGCCCAAATATCGTAACTGACGAGTCGCATACCATTCAGACACACCGAACTTCGCTCAAGATGttt GACACTGCCATGGAATACCGCTTAAAACAAGAATCTGAACGGATTGCCAGTCAACCAGAGGAGTCGCCAGCTACGGCATTGGCGAAATCCGTCGGTCTCCTAACACCTCCTGCCTCAAATCGGAAGTCGCTCGGTGCGTGCGCATCATCGACATCGAAGACGACaaaagtttaa